Proteins from one Planctomyces sp. SH-PL62 genomic window:
- the hisB gene encoding imidazoleglycerol-phosphate dehydratase HisB, with protein MSESPRVAEIARKTRETDIRLSLNLDGQGRAELSTGVGFLDHMLESFARHALVDLSVTCQGDTHIDDHHSTEDIGICLGQALDQALGDKAGVSRYGHCILPMDETLVTCAVDLGGRPYWVWNAPMPTPKIGTFDTELVADFWHAVATHGRMNLHVLLHYGRNSHHISEAIFKAAARAIRDAAERDPRTNEVPSTKGTI; from the coding sequence GTGAGCGAATCCCCGCGCGTCGCCGAGATCGCACGCAAGACCCGCGAGACCGACATCCGCCTGTCCCTGAACCTCGACGGTCAGGGCCGCGCCGAGCTTTCCACGGGCGTCGGCTTCCTCGATCACATGCTGGAGTCGTTCGCACGTCACGCGCTGGTGGACCTCTCCGTGACGTGTCAGGGCGACACTCACATCGACGACCACCACTCGACCGAGGACATCGGCATCTGCCTGGGCCAGGCCCTCGATCAGGCGCTGGGCGACAAGGCCGGCGTCAGCCGTTACGGCCACTGCATCCTGCCGATGGACGAGACGCTCGTCACCTGCGCGGTCGACCTGGGGGGCCGTCCCTACTGGGTCTGGAACGCGCCGATGCCCACCCCCAAAATCGGGACGTTCGACACCGAACTGGTGGCCGATTTCTGGCACGCGGTGGCGACCCACGGCCGGATGAACCTGCACGTCCTGCTCCATTACGGCCGCAATTCGCACCACATCTCGGAGGCGATCTTCAAGGCCGCCGCCCGAGCGATCCGCGACGCCGCCGAGCGCGACCCGCGCACCAACGAGGTCCCCTCGACCAAGGGCACGATCTGA
- a CDS encoding GNAT family N-acetyltransferase, with translation MSQLAPTPRPTPSFTIRPAVPGDSQTIADLIRELAIYEKLGQSARATAEDFHRNLFGPRPFAEVLMAEVEGGAVGLALFFHTFSTFRGQPGLYLEDIFVQPEHRGRGIGKSLLRSLAKIARERGCGRLEWAVLNWNDPAIGFYRSLGAVPLDEWTTYRIADEALDRLAEAAPEA, from the coding sequence CGATCCGTCCCGCCGTCCCGGGCGACTCCCAGACGATCGCGGACCTGATCCGCGAACTGGCGATCTACGAGAAACTCGGCCAGTCCGCCAGGGCGACGGCCGAGGATTTCCACAGGAACCTGTTCGGCCCTCGCCCCTTCGCCGAGGTCCTGATGGCCGAGGTGGAAGGCGGGGCGGTCGGGCTGGCCCTGTTCTTCCACACGTTCTCGACCTTCCGAGGCCAGCCCGGCCTCTACCTGGAAGACATCTTCGTGCAGCCCGAGCACCGAGGCCGGGGGATCGGCAAGTCCCTGCTGAGGTCGCTGGCGAAGATCGCGCGCGAGCGTGGCTGCGGCCGGCTGGAATGGGCCGTCCTCAACTGGAACGACCCGGCGATCGGCTTCTATCGCTCCCTCGGCGCGGTGCCGCTGGACGAGTGGACCACCTACCGGATCGCCGACGAAGCGCTCGACCGACTGGCCGAAGCCGCCCCCGAAGCCTGA
- a CDS encoding lysylphosphatidylglycerol synthase transmembrane domain-containing protein, with protein sequence MSTVDTLESAAEQPKKSYVGTFVNLGLIALAFALLALVVHQNRAKILEVFSRKLDLRLLLVGIVVFQFSVMLTFIRWYALVRVIEPRFTLRSTFLLGFIGYVFNLVIPGAVGGDLIKAAYLVRMHIRKTQAVASMVIDRILGLMGLFVLASIAGAAAWGLATPEVRRLILAAWIATGVGFLLLGAIFGKVFSRLFPGSIGPRHGKLGTVVSELDAMSTTYRSRLGVVALALGLSTVGHSLNVFAFYLMGRMLFPDMVTTLGQHFLMGPLTLFTMAVPLPFGALGLSEGVADQLLKLVGHPSGALAMMAFRVLMYACGLTGAIVYLANLKEVRGLTTAAQEIEHELIEGDLEDEAAA encoded by the coding sequence TTGAGCACGGTCGACACGCTGGAATCGGCGGCGGAACAACCGAAGAAATCGTACGTCGGGACGTTCGTGAACCTGGGCCTGATCGCCCTGGCGTTCGCGCTCCTGGCCCTGGTGGTCCACCAGAACCGGGCCAAGATCCTGGAGGTCTTCTCGCGCAAGCTCGACCTCCGGCTCCTCCTGGTCGGGATCGTCGTCTTCCAGTTCAGCGTGATGCTGACGTTCATCCGGTGGTACGCCCTGGTGCGGGTGATCGAGCCTCGATTCACCCTCCGCTCGACGTTCCTGCTCGGCTTCATCGGCTACGTCTTCAATCTGGTCATCCCGGGGGCGGTGGGGGGCGACCTGATCAAGGCGGCGTATCTGGTTCGGATGCACATCCGCAAGACGCAGGCGGTCGCCTCGATGGTCATCGACCGGATCCTGGGGCTCATGGGGCTGTTCGTGCTGGCGTCGATCGCCGGCGCGGCGGCCTGGGGCCTGGCGACGCCCGAGGTCCGGCGGCTGATCCTGGCGGCCTGGATCGCGACGGGCGTCGGATTCCTCCTGCTGGGGGCCATCTTCGGGAAGGTCTTCTCGCGGCTCTTCCCCGGCTCGATTGGCCCCCGCCACGGCAAGCTGGGGACCGTGGTCTCCGAGCTCGACGCCATGTCGACGACCTACCGCTCCCGGCTCGGCGTCGTGGCGCTGGCCCTGGGGCTGTCGACGGTCGGGCACTCGCTCAACGTCTTCGCGTTCTACCTGATGGGCCGGATGCTCTTCCCGGATATGGTCACGACCCTGGGTCAGCACTTCTTGATGGGGCCGCTTACGCTCTTCACGATGGCCGTCCCGCTCCCCTTCGGCGCGCTTGGGCTGAGCGAGGGGGTCGCCGATCAGCTTTTGAAGCTGGTGGGACATCCCAGCGGCGCGCTGGCGATGATGGCCTTCCGCGTCTTGATGTACGCCTGCGGCCTGACCGGCGCGATCGTCTATCTGGCCAACCTGAAGGAAGTCCGCGGGCTGACGACCGCGGCGCAGGAGATCGAGCACGAGCTGATCGAAGGGGACCTGGAGGACGAGGCGGCGGCCTGA
- the hisC gene encoding histidinol-phosphate transaminase, with protein MESPAEPRRYVLPHIARMEGYVPGEQPQGGAFIKLNTNENPYPPSPLAKQALIDAVTDRLRLYPDPTGLAFRKTAATLHGVEPDMILAGNGSDDALTILTRAFVGPGDLAAYPTPSYLLYSTLISLQDGRAHVVPFTEDWRLDFDGFLKPGVKLVYLANPNSPSGTAIPPSEVAALASRLDCPLVVDEAYGDFARENCIGLLKDHPNVIVTRSFSKGYSLAGLRLGYLIADPSIIAELNKVKDSYNCDALSLAAGKAALEDQAYLRETRSKILATRDRLTSALRGMGRDVTDSQTNFVWTTGGPSAESTFQELKGRNIFVRLMRYPGYPAGLRISVGTDAEIDRLLEVLRDLT; from the coding sequence GTGGAAAGTCCCGCGGAGCCTCGTCGTTACGTCCTGCCCCACATCGCCCGGATGGAGGGCTACGTCCCCGGCGAGCAGCCCCAGGGGGGCGCGTTCATCAAGCTCAACACCAATGAGAACCCCTATCCGCCGTCGCCCCTCGCCAAGCAGGCCCTGATCGACGCCGTCACCGACCGCCTCCGCCTTTATCCCGACCCGACCGGCCTGGCCTTCCGCAAGACGGCCGCCACGCTCCACGGGGTCGAGCCCGACATGATCCTCGCCGGCAACGGATCGGACGACGCCCTGACGATCCTCACCCGGGCGTTCGTCGGGCCGGGGGACCTGGCGGCCTATCCGACGCCTAGCTACCTGCTCTACTCCACCCTCATCAGCCTGCAAGACGGCCGGGCGCACGTCGTCCCGTTCACCGAGGATTGGCGGCTGGACTTCGACGGCTTCCTGAAACCGGGGGTGAAGCTCGTCTACCTGGCGAACCCCAACAGCCCGTCCGGGACCGCGATCCCTCCCTCCGAGGTCGCCGCGCTGGCGAGCCGGCTGGACTGCCCGCTGGTCGTCGACGAGGCCTACGGCGACTTCGCCCGCGAGAACTGCATCGGCCTGTTGAAAGACCACCCCAACGTCATCGTGACCCGATCGTTCAGCAAGGGGTACAGCCTGGCGGGGCTCCGCCTGGGCTACCTCATCGCCGACCCTTCGATCATCGCCGAGCTGAACAAGGTCAAGGACTCGTACAACTGCGACGCGCTGAGCCTCGCCGCCGGCAAGGCCGCGCTCGAGGACCAGGCGTATCTGCGCGAGACCCGCTCGAAGATCCTCGCCACCCGCGACCGCCTGACCTCGGCGCTGCGGGGGATGGGACGGGACGTGACCGACAGCCAGACGAACTTCGTCTGGACGACTGGCGGGCCGTCGGCCGAGTCGACGTTCCAGGAGTTGAAGGGGCGGAACATCTTCGTCCGCCTGATGCGCTATCCCGGCTACCCCGCCGGGCTTCGGATCAGCGTGGGGACCGACGCCGAGATCGACCGCCTGCTGGAAGTCCTCCGCGATCTCACCTGA